One window of Saprospiraceae bacterium genomic DNA carries:
- a CDS encoding PorV/PorQ family protein — protein MRKIIFTLFALSILNTGAFCGNPDRQGEAGAYELLMNPWVRSGALNSLNASCVRGVEAMMVNVAGIARVNRMEIGLAQSRWLVPSGIGLNAGGFVTKVGKSGTLGISIMSVDFGDIRVTTTAVPEGTGATYSPKFSNIGVGYAHTFGNKITVGVLFRGISESIQDLSTFGFAIDAGIQYVSGSQDNFKFGISLRNVGGPMDFSGDGLSTQLKSSENTDLTYNIRLNKFELPSQLHIGVSYDFIPSDMVTITPIVNFTSNSFGRDEIGGGAEIKLTEYFALRASYKYEFDSGGDEINKTAHTGLAAGASISVPLKKKSETRLGIDYGYRHSDPFEGTHQFGVRLEF, from the coding sequence ATGCGAAAAATAATTTTTACTCTTTTTGCACTTTCAATTTTAAATACCGGAGCTTTTTGCGGAAATCCGGATCGCCAGGGTGAAGCCGGCGCTTATGAATTATTAATGAATCCATGGGTTCGAAGCGGAGCGCTAAATAGTTTAAATGCGTCGTGTGTCCGTGGAGTTGAAGCCATGATGGTAAACGTAGCAGGTATTGCCAGGGTAAACCGAATGGAAATTGGCCTTGCCCAATCGAGATGGTTGGTACCAAGCGGCATTGGTTTAAATGCCGGAGGCTTTGTTACTAAAGTTGGGAAAAGTGGAACCTTGGGGATCTCTATAATGAGTGTTGACTTTGGAGACATCCGGGTTACTACAACCGCTGTACCGGAAGGAACGGGTGCGACCTATAGTCCAAAATTCAGTAACATTGGTGTTGGATATGCACACACGTTTGGAAACAAAATTACGGTTGGTGTATTGTTTCGTGGAATTTCTGAATCAATTCAGGATTTAAGTACGTTTGGATTTGCTATAGACGCAGGGATTCAATATGTATCTGGTTCCCAAGACAATTTTAAATTTGGTATTTCCTTGCGGAATGTTGGAGGCCCTATGGATTTTAGTGGAGATGGATTGTCAACACAATTGAAAAGTTCAGAAAATACCGATTTAACCTATAACATTCGACTCAATAAATTTGAATTGCCTTCTCAATTGCATATTGGGGTATCTTATGATTTTATTCCTTCAGACATGGTTACGATTACTCCCATTGTAAATTTCACTTCAAATTCTTTTGGAAGAGATGAAATTGGTGGAGGTGCAGAAATCAAATTAACAGAATACTTTGCTTTAAGAGCTTCTTATAAGTATGAATTTGACTCAGGAGGCGACGAAATAAATAAGACAGCCCATACCGGTTTAGCAGCAGGTGCCAGTATTTCAGTTCCATTAAAGAAAAAATCAGAAACCCGCCTGGGAATCGACTATGGATACAGGCATTCTGATCCATTCGAAGGAACTCATCAATTTGGAGTTCGTCTGGAATTTTAA